In Gemmatimonadales bacterium, the following are encoded in one genomic region:
- a CDS encoding universal stress protein, producing the protein MAPPPRPSPGEMSFADLVQARERGKLKLYIGSAAGTGKTFRMLTEAHQLRARGVDVVIGYVETHGRVETTAQLRDLEVIPRRRIEYRGVTLEEMDVAAILARRPQVAIVDELAHSNVPGAGRAKRWEDVVVLLDEGISVISALNVQHLESLNDVLQKTLGVTVRETVPDWVVSLADQVINLDISAEDLRQRLLDGKIYTPDKVATALTSFFTEENLATLRELALREVASSVDRTRDAITSGAVASPAGKRSDRSAVDRILVAMSSHPKYTTILLRKGSRIAGRLNRDWYCVHVQTPEESAARIDAVVQRKLVENIQRAQGMGAEVVKLESADVAGSILAFARERGVTLIVAGQSRSSWWHHLTRRSIVEQLTRNAQGLDVLVVSLANARAEP; encoded by the coding sequence ATGGCGCCGCCTCCTCGACCCTCGCCCGGCGAAATGTCATTCGCCGATCTCGTCCAGGCCCGCGAGCGCGGCAAGCTCAAGCTCTACATCGGTTCCGCCGCCGGCACCGGCAAGACCTTCCGGATGCTCACCGAAGCGCACCAGCTTCGCGCTCGCGGCGTCGATGTCGTGATCGGTTACGTCGAAACGCACGGCCGTGTCGAGACCACAGCACAGCTGCGCGACCTTGAGGTGATTCCGCGGCGCCGGATCGAGTATCGCGGCGTGACCCTCGAGGAGATGGATGTCGCCGCAATTCTGGCGCGGCGCCCGCAGGTCGCGATCGTCGACGAGCTGGCCCACAGCAATGTCCCCGGCGCCGGACGCGCGAAGCGATGGGAAGATGTTGTGGTCCTCCTCGACGAGGGGATCAGCGTCATCTCCGCGCTCAATGTGCAGCATCTCGAATCGCTCAACGACGTCCTGCAGAAGACGCTCGGTGTCACCGTTCGCGAAACCGTCCCCGACTGGGTGGTCTCTCTCGCCGACCAGGTCATCAACCTCGACATCTCGGCCGAAGACCTCCGCCAACGGCTCCTCGACGGGAAGATCTACACTCCCGACAAGGTCGCCACCGCGCTGACGTCGTTCTTCACCGAAGAGAACCTCGCCACGCTGCGTGAACTCGCGCTTCGCGAGGTCGCGAGTTCGGTCGATCGCACCCGCGACGCCATCACCAGCGGCGCGGTCGCGTCGCCGGCCGGCAAACGGAGCGACCGGAGTGCCGTCGACCGGATCCTCGTCGCGATGTCGAGTCATCCGAAGTACACCACGATCCTGCTGCGGAAGGGAAGCCGCATCGCGGGCCGCCTCAACCGCGACTGGTATTGCGTCCATGTGCAGACGCCGGAGGAGAGTGCCGCGCGCATCGACGCCGTGGTACAGCGCAAGCTGGTCGAGAACATCCAGCGCGCGCAGGGGATGGGCGCCGAAGTGGTGAAGCTCGAGTCGGCCGACGTCGCCGGCTCGATCCTCGCCTTTGCCCGCGAACGCGGCGTGACCCTCATCGTTGCGGGACAGTCACGCAGCAGCTGGTGGCATCATCTTACCCGGCGGTCGATCGTCGAGCAGCTGACGCGCAACGCGCAGGGGCTCGACGTGCTGGTCGTGTCCCTGGCGAATGCGCGGGCCGAGCCGTGA
- the kdpC gene encoding potassium-transporting ATPase subunit KdpC — MRQLRPAIVMTLVLCILTGVVYPGVVTGLAQLVFPRQANGSLVVVNGRVVGSALIGQAFTRPEYFHPRPSAAGNGYDATASGGTNKGPTDRKLADTLIAGAVATAVRDDGAVRGKIPADMVTSSGSGLDPDISPANAYLQVARVARARGIDSTAVRALVDRHVIGRQFGFFGEPRVNVLLLNVALDGMMRPIGTRP; from the coding sequence ATGCGCCAGCTTCGTCCCGCGATCGTGATGACACTGGTGCTCTGCATCCTCACCGGCGTGGTCTATCCCGGCGTCGTGACCGGACTCGCCCAGCTGGTCTTTCCGCGCCAGGCGAACGGGTCACTCGTTGTCGTCAACGGGCGCGTGGTGGGAAGTGCGCTGATCGGCCAGGCGTTCACCCGGCCGGAGTACTTCCATCCGCGGCCGTCGGCGGCGGGAAATGGCTATGACGCCACTGCGTCGGGTGGCACCAACAAGGGACCGACCGACCGAAAGCTCGCCGATACGCTGATTGCCGGTGCGGTCGCGACGGCGGTGAGGGATGACGGCGCCGTGCGCGGGAAGATCCCGGCCGACATGGTCACCAGTTCCGGATCCGGCCTCGATCCCGACATCTCGCCTGCCAATGCCTATCTGCAGGTTGCTCGCGTTGCCCGGGCGCGCGGCATCGACAGCACGGCGGTTCGCGCGCTCGTTGATCGGCACGTCATCGGGCGGCAGTTCGGATTCTTCGGCGAGCCGCGCGTCAATGTCCTTCTCCTCAACGTCGCGCTCGACGGCATGATGCGGCCGATCGGGACGCGCCCATGA